From the genome of Callithrix jacchus isolate 240 chromosome 7, calJac240_pri, whole genome shotgun sequence, one region includes:
- the MIB2 gene encoding E3 ubiquitin-protein ligase MIB2 isoform X10 yields the protein MDPDPQAGVQVGMRVVRGVDWKWGQQDGGEGGVGTVVELGRHGSPSTPDRTVVVQWDQGTRTNYRAGYQGAHDLLLYDNAQIGVRHPNIICDCCKKHGLRGMRWKCRVCLDYDLCTQCYMHNKHELAHAFDRYETAHSRPVTLSPRQGLPRIPLRGIFQGAKVVRGPDWEWGSQDAGTLSPGGEGKPGRVVDIRGWDVETGRSVASVTWADGTTNVYRVGHKGKVDLRCVGDAAGGFYYKDHLPRLGKPAPLQRRVSADGQPFQHGDKVKCLLDTDVLREMQEGHGGWNPRMAETGTVHRITDRGDVRVQFNHETRWTFHPGALTKHHSFWVGDVVRVIDDLDTVKRLQAGHGEWTDDMAPALGRVGKVVKVFGDGNLRVAVGGQRWTFSPSCLVAYRPEEDTNLDVAERARENKSSLSVALDKLRAQKSDPEHPGRLVVEVALGNAARALDLVRRRPEQVDTKNQGRTALQVAAYLGQVELVRLLLQARAGVDLPDDEGNTALHYAALGNQPEAARVLLNAGCRVDAINSTQSTALHVAVQRGFLEVVRTLCGRGCDVNLPDAHSDTPLHSAISAGTGASGIVEVLTEVPSIDVTATNSQGFTLLHHASLKGHVLAVRKILARARQLVDAKKEDGFTALHLAALNNHREVAQILIREGRCDVNVRNRKLQSPLHLAVQQAHVGLVPLLVDAGCSVNAEDEEGDTALHVALQRQQLLPLVADGAGGDPGPLQLLSRLQASGLPGSSELTVGTAVACFLALEGADVSYTNHRGRSPLDLAAEGRVLKALQGCAQRFRERQAGGGAAPGTRHALGTPNTVTNLHVGAAPGPEAAECLVCSELALLVLFSPCQHRTVCEECARRMKKCIRCQVVVSKKLRPDGSEVVSAAPTPGPPRQLVEELQSRYRQMEERITCPICIDSHIRLVFQCGHGACAPCGAALSACPICRQPIRDRIQIFV from the exons ATGGACCCAGACCCCCAGGCGGGCGTGCAGGTCGGCATGCGAGTGGTGCGCGGTGTGGACTGGAAGTGGGGCCAGCAGGACGGCGGCGAGGGTGGCGTGGGCACGGTGGTGGAGCTTGGCCGCCACGGCAGCCCCTCCACACCCGACCGCACGGTGGTCGTGCAGTGGGACCAGGGCACGCGCACCAACTACCGTGCTGGCTACCAGGGTGCGCACGACCTGCTGCTGTACGACAACGCCCAGATCG GCGTCCGGCACCCCAACATCATCTGTGACTGCTGCAAGAAGCATGGGCTTCGGGGCATGCGCTGGAAGTGCCGCGTCTGCCTAGACTACGACCTCTGCACGCAGTGCTACATGCACAACAAGCACGAGCTCGCCCACGCCTTCGACCGCTACGAGACGGCCCACTCACGCCC TGTCACACTGAGTCCCCGCCAGGGCCTCCCGAGGATCCCACTCAGGGGCATCTTCCAGGGAGCAAAGGTGGTGCGAGGCCCCGACTGGGAGTGGGGCTCACAGGATG CGGGGACTCTTTCcccaggaggagaagggaagCCAGGCCGTGTGGTGGACATCCGTGGCTGGGATGTGGAGACAGGCCGGAGTGTGGCCAGCGTGACGTGGGCTGACGGTACCACCAACGTGTACCGTGTGGGCCACAAGGGCAAGGTGGACCTCAGGTGTGTGGGCGACGCAGCAGGCGGCTTCTACTACAAGGACCACCTCCCAAGGCTCG GCAAGCCGGCCCCGTTGCAGCGCAGGGTGAGTGCTGATGGCCAGCCCTTCCAGCACGGGGATAAAGTCAAGTGTCTGCTGGACACTGATGTCCTGCGGGAGATGCAGGAAGGCCACGGCGGCTGGAATCCCAGGATGGCAGAG ACGGGCACCGTGCACCGCATCACGGACCGCGGGGACGTGCGTGTACAGTTCAACCATGAGACCCGCTGGACCTTCCACCCTGGGGCGCTCACCAAG CACCACTCCTTCTGGGTGGGCGACGTGGTACGGGTCATCGACGACCTTGACACAGTGAAGCGACTACAGGCTGGCCACGGCGAGTGGACGGACGACATGGCCCCC gcCCTGGGCCGCGTCGGGAAAGTGGTGAAAGTGTTTGGAGATGGGAACCTGCGTGTGGCGGTCGGTGGTCAGCGGTGGACCTTCAGCCCCTCCTGCCTCGTGGCCTACCGGCCGGAGGAGGACACCAACCTGGACGTGGCCGAGCGCGCCCGGGAGAACAAAA GCTCGCTGAGCGTGGCCCTGGACAAGCTTCGGGCCCAGAAGAGTGACCCGGAGCACCCGGGAAGGCTGGTGGTGGAGGTGGCGCTGGGGAACGCAGCCCGGGCTCTGGACCTGGTGCGGAGGCGCCCAGAGCAG GTGGACACCAAGAACCAAGGCAGGACTGCCCTGCAGGTGGCCGCCTACCTGGGCCAGGTGGAGTTGGTGCGGCTGCTGCTACAGGCCAGGGCGGGCGTGGACCTGCCGGATGATGAAGGCAACACTGCGCTGCACTATGCGGCCCTGGG GAACCAGCCTGAGGCCGCCAGGGTGCTCCTGAACGCTGGGTGCCGGGTGGACGCCATcaacagcacacagagcacagcGCTGCACGTGGCCGTGCAGaggggcttcctggaggtggtgCGGACCCTGTGCGGGCGCGGCTGTGATGTCAACCTGCCT GACGCCCACTCAGACACGCCCCTGCACTCTGCCATCTCGGCGGGCACTGGTGCCAGTGGCATTGTCGAGGTCCTCACCGAGGTGCCCAGCATCGACGTCACCGCCACCAACAGCCAGGGCTTCACCCTTCTGCACCATGCCTCCCTCAAGGGCCACGTACT AGCTGTGAGGAAGATTCTGGCTCGGGCGCGGCAGCTGGTGGACGCCAAGAAGGAGGACGGCTTCACGGCGCTGCACCTGGCAGCCCTCAACAACCACCGCGAGGTGGCCCAGATTCTCATCCGGGAG GGCCGCTGTGACGTGAATGTGCGTAACCGGAAGCTGCAGTCCCCCCTGCACCTAGCGGTGCAGCAGGCCCACGTGGGGCTGGTGCCGCTGCTGGTGGACGCCGGTTGCAGTGTCAACGCCGAGGACGAGGAGGGGGACACAGCCTTGCACGTGGCGCTGCAGCGTCAGCAGCTGCTACCCCTGGTGGCGGATGGGGCCGGGGGGGACCCAGGGCCCTTGCAGCTGCTGTCCAGG CTACAGGCCTCGGGCCTCCCGGGCAGCTCCGAGCTGACGGTGGGCACGGCGGTTGCCTGCTTCCTGGCGCTGGAAGGCGCCGATGTGAGTTACACCAACCACCGCGGCCGGAGCCCGCTGGACCTGGCCGCCGAGGGCCGTGTGCTCAAGGCCCTGCAGGGCTGCGCCCAGCGCTTCCG GGAGCGGCAGGCGGGAGGGGGCGCGGCCCCGGGCACCAGGCACGCGCTCGGGACCCCCAACACCGTGACTAACCTGCACGTGGGCGCCGCGCCGGGGCCCGAGGCCGCCGAATGCCTGGTGTGCTCCGAGCTGGCGCTGCTGGTGCTCTTCTCACCGTGTCAGCACCGCACGGTGTGCGAGG AGTGCGCGCGCAGGATGAAGAAGTGCATCAGGTGCCAGGTGGTCGTCAGCAAGAAACTGCGCCCAG ACGGCTCCGAGGTGGTGAGCGCAGCCCCTACCCCCGGCCCGCCGCGCCAGCTGGTGGAGGAGCTGCAGAGCCGCTACCGGCAGATGGAGGAGCGCATCACCTGCCCCATCTGCATCGACAGCCACATCCGCCTCGTGTTCCAGTGCGGCCATGGCGCATGCGCTCCCTGCGGCGCCGCGCTCAGCGCCTGCCCGATCTGCCGCCAGCCCATCCGTGACCGCATCCAGATCTTCGTGTGA
- the MIB2 gene encoding E3 ubiquitin-protein ligase MIB2 isoform X4: protein MDPDPQAGVQVGMRVVRGVDWKWGQQDGGEGGVGTVVELGRHGSPSTPDRTVVVQWDQGTRTNYRAGYQGAHDLLLYDNAQIGVRHPNIICDCCKKHGLRGMRWKCRVCLDYDLCTQCYMHNKHELAHAFDRYETAHSRPVTLSPRQGLPRIPLRGIFQGAKVVRGPDWEWGSQDAGTLSPGGEGKPGRVVDIRGWDVETGRSVASVTWADGTTNVYRVGHKGKVDLRCVGDAAGGFYYKDHLPRLGKPAPLQRRVSADGQPFQHGDKVKCLLDTDVLREMQEGHGGWNPRMAETGTVHRITDRGDVRVQFNHETRWTFHPGALTKHHSFWVGDVVRVIDDLDTVKRLQAGHGEWTDDMAPALGRVGKVVKVFGDGNLRVAVGGQRWTFSPSCLVAYRPEEDTNLDVAERARENKSSLSVALDKLRAQKSDPEHPGRLVVEVALGNAARALDLVRRRPEQVDTKNQGRTALQVAAYLGQVELVRLLLQARAGVDLPDDEGNTALHYAALGNQPEAARVLLNAGCRVDAINSTQSTALHVAVQRGFLEVVRTLCGRGCDVNLPDAHSDTPLHSAISAGTGASGIVEVLTEVPSIDVTATNSQGFTLLHHASLKGHVLAVRKILARARQLVDAKKEDGFTALHLAALNNHREVAQILIREGRCDVNVRNRKLQSPLHLAVQQAHVGLVPLLVDAGCSVNAEDEEGDTALHVALQRQQLLPLVADGAGGDPGPLQLLSRLQASGLPGSSELTVGTAVACFLALEGADVSYTNHRGRSPLDLAAEGRVLKALQGCAQRFRERQAGGGAAPGTRHALGTPNTVTNLHVGAAPGPEAAECLVCSELALLVLFSPCQHRTVCEECARRMKKCIRCQVVVSKKLRPGQPVPDDTPPRVPAAPGLPAHTRPPPCRRLRGGERSPYPRPAAPAGGGAAEPLPADGGAHHLPHLHRQPHPPRVPVRPWRMRSLRRRAQRLPDLPPAHP, encoded by the exons ATGGACCCAGACCCCCAGGCGGGCGTGCAGGTCGGCATGCGAGTGGTGCGCGGTGTGGACTGGAAGTGGGGCCAGCAGGACGGCGGCGAGGGTGGCGTGGGCACGGTGGTGGAGCTTGGCCGCCACGGCAGCCCCTCCACACCCGACCGCACGGTGGTCGTGCAGTGGGACCAGGGCACGCGCACCAACTACCGTGCTGGCTACCAGGGTGCGCACGACCTGCTGCTGTACGACAACGCCCAGATCG GCGTCCGGCACCCCAACATCATCTGTGACTGCTGCAAGAAGCATGGGCTTCGGGGCATGCGCTGGAAGTGCCGCGTCTGCCTAGACTACGACCTCTGCACGCAGTGCTACATGCACAACAAGCACGAGCTCGCCCACGCCTTCGACCGCTACGAGACGGCCCACTCACGCCC TGTCACACTGAGTCCCCGCCAGGGCCTCCCGAGGATCCCACTCAGGGGCATCTTCCAGGGAGCAAAGGTGGTGCGAGGCCCCGACTGGGAGTGGGGCTCACAGGATG CGGGGACTCTTTCcccaggaggagaagggaagCCAGGCCGTGTGGTGGACATCCGTGGCTGGGATGTGGAGACAGGCCGGAGTGTGGCCAGCGTGACGTGGGCTGACGGTACCACCAACGTGTACCGTGTGGGCCACAAGGGCAAGGTGGACCTCAGGTGTGTGGGCGACGCAGCAGGCGGCTTCTACTACAAGGACCACCTCCCAAGGCTCG GCAAGCCGGCCCCGTTGCAGCGCAGGGTGAGTGCTGATGGCCAGCCCTTCCAGCACGGGGATAAAGTCAAGTGTCTGCTGGACACTGATGTCCTGCGGGAGATGCAGGAAGGCCACGGCGGCTGGAATCCCAGGATGGCAGAG ACGGGCACCGTGCACCGCATCACGGACCGCGGGGACGTGCGTGTACAGTTCAACCATGAGACCCGCTGGACCTTCCACCCTGGGGCGCTCACCAAG CACCACTCCTTCTGGGTGGGCGACGTGGTACGGGTCATCGACGACCTTGACACAGTGAAGCGACTACAGGCTGGCCACGGCGAGTGGACGGACGACATGGCCCCC gcCCTGGGCCGCGTCGGGAAAGTGGTGAAAGTGTTTGGAGATGGGAACCTGCGTGTGGCGGTCGGTGGTCAGCGGTGGACCTTCAGCCCCTCCTGCCTCGTGGCCTACCGGCCGGAGGAGGACACCAACCTGGACGTGGCCGAGCGCGCCCGGGAGAACAAAA GCTCGCTGAGCGTGGCCCTGGACAAGCTTCGGGCCCAGAAGAGTGACCCGGAGCACCCGGGAAGGCTGGTGGTGGAGGTGGCGCTGGGGAACGCAGCCCGGGCTCTGGACCTGGTGCGGAGGCGCCCAGAGCAG GTGGACACCAAGAACCAAGGCAGGACTGCCCTGCAGGTGGCCGCCTACCTGGGCCAGGTGGAGTTGGTGCGGCTGCTGCTACAGGCCAGGGCGGGCGTGGACCTGCCGGATGATGAAGGCAACACTGCGCTGCACTATGCGGCCCTGGG GAACCAGCCTGAGGCCGCCAGGGTGCTCCTGAACGCTGGGTGCCGGGTGGACGCCATcaacagcacacagagcacagcGCTGCACGTGGCCGTGCAGaggggcttcctggaggtggtgCGGACCCTGTGCGGGCGCGGCTGTGATGTCAACCTGCCT GACGCCCACTCAGACACGCCCCTGCACTCTGCCATCTCGGCGGGCACTGGTGCCAGTGGCATTGTCGAGGTCCTCACCGAGGTGCCCAGCATCGACGTCACCGCCACCAACAGCCAGGGCTTCACCCTTCTGCACCATGCCTCCCTCAAGGGCCACGTACT AGCTGTGAGGAAGATTCTGGCTCGGGCGCGGCAGCTGGTGGACGCCAAGAAGGAGGACGGCTTCACGGCGCTGCACCTGGCAGCCCTCAACAACCACCGCGAGGTGGCCCAGATTCTCATCCGGGAG GGCCGCTGTGACGTGAATGTGCGTAACCGGAAGCTGCAGTCCCCCCTGCACCTAGCGGTGCAGCAGGCCCACGTGGGGCTGGTGCCGCTGCTGGTGGACGCCGGTTGCAGTGTCAACGCCGAGGACGAGGAGGGGGACACAGCCTTGCACGTGGCGCTGCAGCGTCAGCAGCTGCTACCCCTGGTGGCGGATGGGGCCGGGGGGGACCCAGGGCCCTTGCAGCTGCTGTCCAGG CTACAGGCCTCGGGCCTCCCGGGCAGCTCCGAGCTGACGGTGGGCACGGCGGTTGCCTGCTTCCTGGCGCTGGAAGGCGCCGATGTGAGTTACACCAACCACCGCGGCCGGAGCCCGCTGGACCTGGCCGCCGAGGGCCGTGTGCTCAAGGCCCTGCAGGGCTGCGCCCAGCGCTTCCG GGAGCGGCAGGCGGGAGGGGGCGCGGCCCCGGGCACCAGGCACGCGCTCGGGACCCCCAACACCGTGACTAACCTGCACGTGGGCGCCGCGCCGGGGCCCGAGGCCGCCGAATGCCTGGTGTGCTCCGAGCTGGCGCTGCTGGTGCTCTTCTCACCGTGTCAGCACCGCACGGTGTGCGAGG AGTGCGCGCGCAGGATGAAGAAGTGCATCAGGTGCCAGGTGGTCGTCAGCAAGAAACTGCGCCCAG GTCAACCCGTCCCAGATGACACTCCACCCCGGGTCCCCGCTGCCCCCGGGCTCCCAGCTCACACCCGCCCCCCACCCTGCAGACGGCTCCGAGGTGGTGAGCGCAGCCCCTACCCCCGGCCCGCCGCGCCAGCTGGTGGAGGAGCTGCAGAGCCGCTACCGGCAGATGGAGGAGCGCATCACCTGCCCCATCTGCATCGACAGCCACATCCGCCTCGTGTTCCAGTGCGGCCATGGCGCATGCGCTCCCTGCGGCGCCGCGCTCAGCGCCTGCCCGATCTGCCGCCAGCCCATCCGTGA